AACGGGGATTGTTTGCGCTGGTGTCCTCTTTCCGGCGCGGGATAGATCTTGAATGGGATAATATCCTGCTGCTCGGTGAAGATGTATTACAGCCTAAAGTTGAGCGGCAGGTGCGTACCCGTTCCGGTGCATTTTCTGGGCTAAAGGATTACGACGATCTAAAAGTAGGCGCGCATCTTGTTCATAGAGATTATGGTATCGCTACATTCGGCGGCCTTCATCGTCTTGATCTGGGTGATGTCTCAAACGACTTTTTACTGCTGCAGTATGCAGGTGAAGATAAGCTATATCTTCCTGTAGACAGATTGTCTTTGATCCAGCTCTTTAAAGGGCCGGATGGTGCTGCGCCTGTTTTGGATAAGCTTGGCGGAGCCGCATGGCAGGCAAGTAAGTCCAAGGCACGGAAAGCTATTGAAAAAATTGCCCATGACATCATGGAGATGTATGCATGGCGCAGACTTGCTAAGGGCTTCACATATGGGCCGGTGAATGAACTGTATCGTGAATTTGAAGCCTCATTTGGCTTTGAGGAGACTCCGGATCAGGCAAAAGCCATTCAGGATGTGCTGGATGATATGCAAAAGCCGGAGCCAATGGACAGGCTTGTTTGTGGTGACGTTGGTTTTGGCAAAACTGAAGTTGCAATTCGCGCAGCTTTCCGTGCAGCCTGTGAAGGTAAGCAGGTTGCGTTGCTTTGTCCGACGACTGTTCTTGCTGAGCAGCATTATCAGACATTCAAAAGTCGCCTTTCACGATTCCCTGTACACATTGGCCTGTTAAGTCGTTTTGTAACCCGCACTCGCCAAAAAGACGTACTTTCTGCTGCAGCACGCGGGCAAATTGATATTTTGATCGGTACACACCGTTTGTTGTCAGACGATGTAGATTTACCGAACTTGAGTCTTCTTATTTTGGATGAAGAACAACGTTTTGGTGTTCGTCATAAAGAAAAGTTGAAGAAACTGAAGCGTAATGTTGACGTACTAACGTTGACTGCGACACCGATTCCACGAACACTTCAGTTATCCATGTCTGGAGTGCGCGAGCTTTCTGTTATTGAAACGGCACCTGTTGGTCGTAAACCTGTGCAGACAGCCCTTATAGAGCGTGAAGCGCAGGAACTGAAAGGTGTGCTTGAGCGCGAACTTGCCCGTGAAGGTCAGGTGTTCTGGGTATATAACCGTGTTGAAGGGCTGGAACGTGTTGCAGAGTATGTGCGGGAGTTGGTTCCTCATGCCCGGATAGGGATGGCACACGGCAGAATGTCCGAGAAAAATCTGGAAGAGACCATGCATCAGTTCTGGCATGGTGAGCTTGATGTTCTTGTTTGTACCTCGATTGTTGAGTCAGGTCTTGATTTTCCTCGAGCAAATACACTTATCGTCGATCAGGCCCAGATGTTCGGGCTAGGGCAGCTTTATCAGCTACGTGGTCGTGTTGGGCGTTCTGACAGACAAGCATATGCGGTTTTTGTTGTTAACAATCTGGACAAACTGCCAGCTCCGGCTCGCAAACGATTACGCATTATTCTGGAATTGGATTACCTTGGTGCCGGATTTAGGGTTGCCATGGAAGACTTGCGTCTGCGTGGTGCCGGCAACATCTTAGGCGAAGCACAATCCGGACAGATGGCGCGAGTTGGTCTTGATATGTATCTTGAAATGCTTGAGGCGGAAGTAAAACGCCTAAAGGGTGAAAAAGAAAATGTTGTAGTTGAAACGGAGATCAACCTCGGCATCAATGCACATATCCCTGAATCGTATATTCCAGATGGTAAAGAACGTCTGAAGTTCTACAAAGCTCTTTCGTCCGCAACAGATTCCGGTCATATGCAGGATGTCGAACTTGAAATACGTGATCGCTTTGGGGCGTTGCCGCCAGAGCTTATAAGCTTCCTCGGTGTACTTGAGTTCAAACGCTTTCTTATGGAGATTCAGGTACAGAGGGCAGATATTTTACGAGATAAAGTGCGTCTTACATGGGCAGAGAATGCGGACGCTGTTTCGCCTGCGCTGCTTGTAGGCTGGGTAAATGATAATACAGACAGAGCAAAGTTGGCTCCTCCCGCAACGCTTGAACTGCGCTTGAAAGGAACTGATGATTTGCGTACACGTCTTGCTAAGCTTAAAAAAGAACTTGAACCGCTTGTAACTGCATAAAGGTAACGAATGCGTCGAATCATACTATTACTGATTCTTCTACTGGTTGTTGGCTGTACGCAACATCCAGAAGAGAGAGGGGTTGTGGCACGGGTCAATGGTAAGCCCATCTACTTGAAAGAGTTGGAAGCCCGCTATGATCTGAATAATCTTGGATGGGTCTCCGGAGTAGTCCCTTCTGTTGAAGCCATGAGCACAGAGTACGGGAATGTTCTTTCGGAGCTTATCATTTATAAGCTTGTGGGCTTTGCATTGGAAAACGAAGGTCTGCATGTTTCTTCAGAAGATGTGCAAAAAGAAGAAGCTGCTATCAGGGCAGATTATCCTGACGATCTTTTTGAGCGCACCTTAACAGAAGAATACATTGATATAGCTGTCTGGCGATTGTTTTTGAAACGCCATCTAGAAATGAAATTGTTTTTTAATGAAGTGTTGCGCCCGAAAGTTTCCCTGACCTATCAGGAAGCCGAAAAGTACTATAAAGAGAATTTGTCTGAATTTTATATTCCGGAACGGGTGCATGTATTGCTTGTGCGCGGTAATGACAGAACAAGCGTACAACGATCTGCTCTTTTATTAGAAAAAGCTGAAGATTGGAAAACTGTTGCTGAATCGCTGTCGTCAGAAATTACAGTACGTGAACTAAAGCTTAAGAAGGACCGTTTGCCGGTTCAGTGGGCTTCTACGTTGCAGCGTATGACTCCAAAAAGCAGCAGTAATGTCTCCACCACGGCATATGGTTTTGAACAGCTTGTTTTGCTTGCTGTTATTCCAGAGAAGCTTCTTGGACCGTCTCAGGCATATTCTGTTATAGAGCGTGTGTTGATAGATAAGAAAATGAATGAGGCATTTGTTGAATGGTTAGAAAAACAGGTTGCCTCTGCTAAAATTGAAGTGACTCCGCTTCTTTCAAAAAAATTAAGCGGAAAAGTGCATCAGGATGTTTCGTCTAACCCGTCACAGGCGCAGGAAGAGCTGCAGGAAGAACCTGACAGGGAACCTGAGTCGGAAGTTGGCAAAAGTTCTGATCCATAAACTTGAAATAAAATAAGAAATTATTTTACATGGTTTTGTTGTGAATTAGTCGATCTGTATTATTCTCATTATTGCATAATTGCTTAAAAGGTAATACAGACCCAAGAAGTAAGAACTCGCGCACCACGAGGGGAGCTGTGTTGTGCAGATGTTTATCACCTATATTGGGAGAAAAGTATGGCCTCCAGATTTTTAATTGCGCTGGCAGCTGTTGTTATGTTTGCTGCACCTGTTCATGCTGAGCAGTTGGTTAATAAAATTGCCGCGGTTGTGAACGGTGAAATTGTAACGCTATATGATTTGAAACAACTGGCAATTCCGGAATTGAGAAAAGCCGGAGTGCTTGGTCCCAAATACGCTGACAGCCCAAAAGTAAAATCTATTCTGAACACTGTTCTTGAGAACGTAGTGACAGAAAAACTTTTTTTACAGGATGCAGAGCGTCGCGGTATTTCCGTTGATGAGGCCGAAATTGAAAACGAGTTGCGCAAAATGGCGCAACAGCGTGGTTTGACTCTCGAGAAGGCAAAAGAACAGATTGTAAGCGAAGGTCTTACTGTCGAATCCGTGAAAGAGCGAGTGAAGACGTCTATTATTCGTCAGCGTCTTCTTGGGCTGATGGTTGGACGTAAAGTCGTTATCACCAAAGAAGAGGTTCAGCGTTTCTATGAAGAGCATAAAGCTGAATTTACAGCAGATGAAAAAGTCGAACTAAGTTTGCTTGTTTTTGCACCGACAGTAGATGCACTGAATGTTCATGATGAACTTTCTGCTGGTAAGATTTCATTTGAAGAAGCAGTTCAGAAATATTCTGTTGGACCAGGTAAAG
This sequence is a window from Halodesulfovibrio aestuarii DSM 17919 = ATCC 29578. Protein-coding genes within it:
- the mfd gene encoding transcription-repair coupling factor, encoding MLFSEIVRKIQNEKNAVVHVARSGPASQARLARTLRDRGENVVVIARDAKEFAELNGLLRLFTPDCSRGAASLATPQWDDEWITIPQHPAGTYGKSRWATRMASLYGLGLKRAAQGVLLSIDNFLPALPPEDIFTHNELLLTIGDETGPDLIIEQAVEWGYTRVPLVTQPGEIALRGDILDIFCPGFTLPIRMEFFGDLLEEIRLFEPTSQRSRGNIQELVLLPAAPVVLNDSNIAQASVWWKQLEAEGTLAHGQSSALQHAAANGDYTFLPGCFYKKSSFLESWLPKDAVYVLPSEGGMNEALEVSERSWEAFLDAQAEEYGVRQPVSCVLRSTGTADAVWQQVRRIHFEELKMGVELQGASLQERSYGAFQDIFQRPEDAERPWHALVSHLREWMKEKRQVVLSFATDRSRTKFLTLAEQDGLMPHMCYSPRERGLFALVSSFRRGIDLEWDNILLLGEDVLQPKVERQVRTRSGAFSGLKDYDDLKVGAHLVHRDYGIATFGGLHRLDLGDVSNDFLLLQYAGEDKLYLPVDRLSLIQLFKGPDGAAPVLDKLGGAAWQASKSKARKAIEKIAHDIMEMYAWRRLAKGFTYGPVNELYREFEASFGFEETPDQAKAIQDVLDDMQKPEPMDRLVCGDVGFGKTEVAIRAAFRAACEGKQVALLCPTTVLAEQHYQTFKSRLSRFPVHIGLLSRFVTRTRQKDVLSAAARGQIDILIGTHRLLSDDVDLPNLSLLILDEEQRFGVRHKEKLKKLKRNVDVLTLTATPIPRTLQLSMSGVRELSVIETAPVGRKPVQTALIEREAQELKGVLERELAREGQVFWVYNRVEGLERVAEYVRELVPHARIGMAHGRMSEKNLEETMHQFWHGELDVLVCTSIVESGLDFPRANTLIVDQAQMFGLGQLYQLRGRVGRSDRQAYAVFVVNNLDKLPAPARKRLRIILELDYLGAGFRVAMEDLRLRGAGNILGEAQSGQMARVGLDMYLEMLEAEVKRLKGEKENVVVETEINLGINAHIPESYIPDGKERLKFYKALSSATDSGHMQDVELEIRDRFGALPPELISFLGVLEFKRFLMEIQVQRADILRDKVRLTWAENADAVSPALLVGWVNDNTDRAKLAPPATLELRLKGTDDLRTRLAKLKKELEPLVTA
- a CDS encoding peptidylprolyl isomerase — encoded protein: MRRIILLLILLLVVGCTQHPEERGVVARVNGKPIYLKELEARYDLNNLGWVSGVVPSVEAMSTEYGNVLSELIIYKLVGFALENEGLHVSSEDVQKEEAAIRADYPDDLFERTLTEEYIDIAVWRLFLKRHLEMKLFFNEVLRPKVSLTYQEAEKYYKENLSEFYIPERVHVLLVRGNDRTSVQRSALLLEKAEDWKTVAESLSSEITVRELKLKKDRLPVQWASTLQRMTPKSSSNVSTTAYGFEQLVLLAVIPEKLLGPSQAYSVIERVLIDKKMNEAFVEWLEKQVASAKIEVTPLLSKKLSGKVHQDVSSNPSQAQEELQEEPDREPESEVGKSSDP
- a CDS encoding peptidyl-prolyl cis-trans isomerase, whose amino-acid sequence is MASRFLIALAAVVMFAAPVHAEQLVNKIAAVVNGEIVTLYDLKQLAIPELRKAGVLGPKYADSPKVKSILNTVLENVVTEKLFLQDAERRGISVDEAEIENELRKMAQQRGLTLEKAKEQIVSEGLTVESVKERVKTSIIRQRLLGLMVGRKVVITKEEVQRFYEEHKAEFTADEKVELSLLVFAPTVDALNVHDELSAGKISFEEAVQKYSVGPGKEQGGYLGELGVKDVSPQMMAAVDGMKDGSVSDVLSLGSSKALIKLHSKTKGSLRPFEDVAQAIEAKLRAPRLEASFKEYAEKLRNNAVVDVRL